GCTTTCTGAAACTTCTCATCACCTTGGCTACAAGTTTGGCCAAGGTTGCAACCTTCCAGTCTAAGAAATCTTCAATTCACCCTCTTTTTGTTCCTTTTTTTCAACTTCTGCTCAAAAaacttattcaaaattaaatttcaagtaaaaattaaatatttataccaaaatcatagcaaaattatatatttaaataaggaaaaagtTGTGAGTTTTTCAACTCATCAGTATTAGCTCTAAAACACTATAAGTTCAATGATGTGATTTCTGACTAGCATTTGTGAAGTTCCTATTTCATTATGATTGTGTACATATAATTATTGAATGGTTAAAAAATAGGAAAGTCTTTTGAGACATTATTATAGACCATGATGTGTTATACATATAttcattataatttataatcatACCATGGTAAGTTATTAGTGTTATAATATATGAAAGTGAGATATGATTAAATAATATACGACTGCTATAACATGcacttaataatttattataatataatatttatgaaGAATATTATGAAAAGATTTGTTTATTATACGTGTGTCTAAAACTTATAGTATTAAAGTTTATGTCATTTAATTCTCATACCAAATGAAAAAATGTAAGAATTTATCCATAATTAGGATTAagtatttttctattaattagaatttattattGGATTAAAATTCTATCCAATAAAGTGCCATGATATTAAAGGAtgtcattttaattaaaataaatgttatCCGTTCATTTGGTACTTGATAGACGTATCAGATTAAATcatgaaatataaataaattggtCCTCTCTCTATCCATAACAAGTTTACGCACATCCGTTCTAAGTATCAGAGATATTAGGATTATTTCTTTTAGAAATCCTCCATTAATAAAAGTTGTGTAAAATCAAAAAGGGTCAATCtagaaaaatcaatttattcaaatttaatgcTCTCTCCTATTAAATCAAGATGGCTCAAGTTAATTCAACATTAAGTATATTTTTCAGATTCATAAGATTTAATTTGTTCAAAATCCATTATTAGAGTGTTAGATGACTCatatgtttaaaattaatattatgtcgatacttatgataaattaaaaaaattaattttataccaACTTCtcatatgaaattaaaaaaaaagaaaagaaattaaacgAATTTTTTCACCGATTAATAAAATAGCGAATAAAATACaacaaaaatattatatgttaccttgaaattaaatattatttttatagcttAAGTACATAAAATctaagttatatatatatatactttgagTTTTCTTTAAAAGGAGTTATATATTGAGTTTATTTtccgttattattattatttttttgaaatacggatttaaaatcgaaaattgaggaaataaaatttgaaatctcaaatttactcaaatacatTTACTACCAGGCTAAACCTATGAGTGCTACTcgtagataattttttttaacattattttatttttactttctaATATTGATTATTTATAATCATTGGCATTAGCTGTCACTTAAATtccattattattgttattttagtatataaaattaatttaataaatgatattaaaaaaataatacatttttatattacttttaaaacataaatttaccatttttataaaaaaccaAAATTTATGATTGTTAAATAATTTGTCACTTTTTAATTTCCACATGAATTTTGTTAGAAAACATAAATTTCTCATcttaattaactatttaatattaaaaaattttagcgaATAAGAGAGAACTATGTGCATGTTCTCAAAATCCTAGGcactttattataattttgtacTTAATTAAGTTCTATTGgttcaaaaaaaaatcataactttACAGATTTTCTAATTTAtcgtaaaattttttaattttgaataaaaaaatactaatttttaaatttattataattataataatttttaaaattaattttgatcatattttatataataaattgcgtgtcattatttttatcatataagtacttgattaatttgaattaaattttagttaagattttaaattcttaattatttaaaattttcaaataaaatttttatttaagtaagcgaaaattaaatattttatttatataatttgggaattttatataattaaaaatttagagtacTATTGTGTAAGTTAATTTAAttctagttaaaattaatttaaaaggttgcTACAgttagaattaatttaaaaaaaaataaaaaattttaattaattgaattacaTGTTAGTATTTAGACTTTAgatatctaaataaaatttaaaattgaaataataatttaagtaaAGCGTGTAATAGGAATTATAATAtgagtaaaaatatattaattattagtattaataaatattactaattttaaaatttttattgcgGAGTCTTTTATTATCATAATTTCTAAAATTCTGTTAGAATTGTCTATTATGgttttatgataaaatttactaaaaatatattaattaaatttgattaaccaattagaataaaataaaataaattatttattatgataataataaaaaatatcataaatatttatgaaagTCTAAGTGTTGCCCTCTTTCCCCATTTATGTAATAATAATAGTAGGAAGAAGAGGAggtaaataatagaaaatgtgTGTATCTACtaaaatattctaaaaataaaaataattaaaaataaagatataaaaagaaaacaatgtttttttaaagttttattgaatagaaaatctaaaaattaatatttatatctaaaattttaaattttaaataataaagtcaatcttttctatttattataattataataaaaaaattagattgaATTTAGAAgggttaataataaattataatacagctgctaaaaaaattttatattaataaaatatatagtttttaatttaaattttatatttaaagtaattatttttatttattccatgtaatattaaataaataaatttttattacatataaatattttatattaaaatattttattaagtgtatatatatatatatatttaatattataaattatgtacatatttttaatatataaaaaattataattcacattaataatattaaataaaataaaatattatatattttagtttataaaaattttcttttagctttaaatttttgttaatatatattttaaaaatgattttattaatcaaattaaaatttaaaaattatattataatttatcgttaaaaatttttaaaaatatatatataattatgaattaatttaaaacttattcatattaattgcttgaaatttttttttaaataaaaagtaaaatatttagctcaattattttttttttagggtGTAGTATTGGACGTTTTTTATTAaagttttttcttaaattattaataaaatattaattttttttttataaatagagaTCCAAGGAGTAAAATCTAACGTCTCTTATATTTACCTACAGGCACTTACCACCAAAATAAGCCTGcaaatacaataaaatattaattatcattTGATAAAAGCCAACTTATTTATacgctttattttttataatcttCATTAACTACAATAATTATAGAACAGTTTAAAACTTTGCCCCTCCATGAGTAACCCTACCTCCAACCCCATTACTATCAATAAAGCAAGGCAAGCATCAGCGGATTTACCTAATCAACTGTACGATCTGTGCTTATACAAGACAAGATCTTATTTTCTGCAACTTATATTAGATAAGATAAACTATTTTAGATCAATGTTTAGGCAGCAGCTTCAGCAGCAGAAGAGACTTTCCTCACAACAACAACAGGATCTCCCACATTAATAATGTTCCCTCTTCCTCCATTAAGATTGTCTTTCCAAACCATGTTCTGTCCGAAGTAGATCTGCAgcaaaattttataaactatGCTGTATCAATGGTTTTACACCAAACatgtttaaaattttgtatCTGCATCTTACCTTTCCCTGCTGTTTCTTATGTGGACGCAAAACTTTGTCCGAGCGGATTTTCATTAGAGTTTCATTTGGCTCCTTATCTGCCACCCCATTAGATTGATTAATTGTAGGAACCTGCAAGCCAAACAATGTCATTTATACATTGAATCATATAATATATGTAGGAATATATACAATGCATAATTCTGCATGAAAATTGCATAATTAGAGACAAGGCATGAAGGAAGAACTAAAGGAACTGATAGACcatttcttaaataaaaatatagcatttGTCTCTTGGGAGTCTGTAACTAATACTTCTTACTTCTTGTTAGCATGGTAACATACGAGAGGCCATGAGCTAGCAGAAGTGCTAAAGGCACAAAGCTGGGTTATTCAATTAGGCCATCAGCTAGCCATACTAAGGCTTCATTTATTTTGGAAAATAActtgtattttaaaatattttacatggaaaatatttcaaaatattttctgaaaaatgttttttgtcatcaaaataatttattttctattgtttaattttaatttaaaaaataaaatatattaacaaatttatataaagGTCTTAATAAGATACTCAACAGCTGGAAAAtgatttttcactttaaaaaaaagaaagttattttccttaaaataactttatttttttcccttttgaccagaaaaatattttccattaaCTAATTTTTCTAAATGCTACAAACACCAGAAAATATGAAAAAGGATATCAGAAAATGATTCCATAACCGTAAGGCTCTGATTAAGAACAAGAAAGTCTCCTCAGATCAGACATTCTGGTGATCCTTCAACTTTAAACTAGCTGTGCAGTATTTAAGAAAGTCTCCTAAGACCAGATATTCTTGTGATGTCCACCATTAAACTACCTGTACAGTCTTCAAGCTTCAGAAAGCACCTATATTTTCTCCTCAACCCAACTGCAAGCATTATTCCTTATTTTTTGTGACTTTCAAATTCGACTTTCCAAAGGGGTAAAAAAATCCTAATCTAGCGACAACAGTTAGGGAAATgatcatatttttttatgtgattaaataacATCAACATGATTAAACATCCAAGCCAGAAACATTAAAAACCCATGCCAGCATTTTCCTTATATGAGCATCCCTTTACAAATTCTTAGTGCTGTATAATTTTTATAGAAGATACAGAAAAATACAGAAAGAAAAGGCATATACCTTACAGCGGGAGCACAGTTTCACACCTTGAAATGTGAACTTATTTATCCTAATTTCTTTCCATAAGTCCTCAGAAAATGGCTCACAGCCTTCAACAAGGATACTGTGACACGCAACAAATGAGTTAAGAGATTACAAAACCGTGCAGATGGAGTAGGGAAAACTGGTACTACTGAAAATTACTAAAGCAATCAAATAGTACACGAACTAGTAACATTTGGATCTTACTCAATGCCTCCACAAGCAGTGCACTTACAAGCAtacttatttaaataaaaaatggacGTTTGTAAGTAAGATAAATAAATCTGACATGGATCTTAAATATACTTGGGTCTAAAACGGTTAATTGGAACAGGCTCCTTGAGAAGCTTATTTAGTGCATCCAGTGATCCctgcaaaaaataaatttacaagaTCCAGATATTAGATTATATAAAAGCAAAGACAATAATAGTTTGTCATAAATTGACTAACCTGAGATATTAGCATGTATGGAAAAAGGTCAGCAAACATAGTCTTGTATCCTGGAGCATAATCAGGATCCACTGGCCTAGTTTCTGATGCTGCAGTAGTGATCATAATGAACATTTAGAAAAGCATGCAGCATTGAACTGGGGCTACAGATACAGGATAagcaaattaattaatatggtATACTATTTTAACCTGCATTAAAACGCACTAGTCGACTGGGTTTCCCAAGATAATCTGAGAACCATTTTGCAGCTTCAGCTCCCTCATCCAATGCAGAGCCAGACCATTCCCATACCGAGACACCATCTGCTACTGCTTGTGGCTTTGCCAGTGGTACATTGAGCACGCCCATCCCAGGAGCCTTTATTACTGTGAGAGAGTGATGAATAATGGGTCATAGCTGAAATCACATAAAACAATAGGCAGGAACATGATTAACAAGTAATATTTAGAAGGATGCCCATGAATTTTTTCTCTTGCTTTTAGCAACGCATAAAAACTACTACAACATCCCCTAAAGCTGACGCAATGTAAACTTAAGCATCCACTAGGATATTGTCATACTAAATACAAAAAACTAAAAGGCACATGCCATAAGCAATCAGGGCTTTCAATCATGACTAAGCAGACCAAATTTGTGAAGATGAATTTCCTTCCATAAGAAAAGGCATCTTGTCCAGCAAATTGTCCATTGTCTTCAACAACCTCAAATTGTTCATGTGAACAGTTTTCTTTCCTTCTCATGTTTAATAACTTTATTAGATGATGGTTAAAGCATGGAAATACAAGGAATTTTCGGAACTCTGAGGTTCTGCAAAGCCACTTTCAGTAATTGCAATAAGCTGGGAGAATAAAATCGGTTGATAATACACATATACAAgcagaaaaaattttaagttagtttgaaatCAGCTACCATTATAATCTTAAAAAACACAACATTTGAAGATTCCATCTCTATTTTCACTAAACagaatataagaaaaaaattgaagtaataaaataacaatatatTTTTACCCATATTATAGGAGGTTTCAGCAGGTTCCCAACCATCCAAAAATGCCTCACGTGGCAGTCCTACCTCAACCAGAGCAAGTTTTGGTTCAACTCTCTGGGTATATGCCCTCCCTTTGTAATTCACAACCAACCAGTTTCGATCCCATCGAAATCCTGCATATCCAAGCACAAATGAATATGGcatataaaaatgtaaaattaagtTTACTGGTCCAACTCCAAAGTACAGAAGGATCTGATCATAATTGAACTTAAAGAGAATCACACACTGCACCTATTGCTAAAACCAGATTAAGGTTGCAGAAATTCACAAAACTACACCATTATTTCAAGAAATAGATAGTTCCTGTATTTCTTACATTTCAGGTATTTATGCTGATATTCCAACACAGTGTTTTACATTTTAACTTGAAATTATATAACCAGTCCCTATTCTAATTCCTAACCAAACGACAGAAGTTCTTGGTGATCTGGGCCTCGCAATTGCTACGTAGGTATACGAATGTTACAGCAATCAATTTGCACTCTTGATGGGGGACAACTACCTTGCACTTTAGTTTTTGAACAAGGAGCATACTTTTTTCACTGACGTTAATCATTGAAAAGTTAAAGCACTAAAAATTATTCACTACccatattttatcaaaattaaacacTTATCAAATATCAAAGCTCAACATCATATTCCCTCTCAAGAATTTTTTCCATT
The genomic region above belongs to Manihot esculenta cultivar AM560-2 chromosome 3, M.esculenta_v8, whole genome shotgun sequence and contains:
- the LOC110612324 gene encoding mitochondrial amidoxime reducing component 2, yielding MEAIAKVSSIFIYPIKSCRGISVSHAPVTPTGFRWDRNWLVVNYKGRAYTQRVEPKLALVEVGLPREAFLDGWEPAETSYNMVIKAPGMGVLNVPLAKPQAVADGVSVWEWSGSALDEGAEAAKWFSDYLGKPSRLVRFNAASETRPVDPDYAPGYKTMFADLFPYMLISQGSLDALNKLLKEPVPINRFRPNILVEGCEPFSEDLWKEIRINKFTFQGVKLCSRCKVPTINQSNGVADKEPNETLMKIRSDKVLRPHKKQQGKIYFGQNMVWKDNLNGGRGNIINVGDPVVVVRKVSSAAEAAA